The nucleotide sequence CGAGCTGCTGGTACATGGTGTTTTGGCCGGTGATCCGCTTGATCTCCTCCGACACGATGAGGCCGATGCCGCCCAGCTTGCGATGCCCGTACGCGTCGGGCTCGCCGCTCTCGATGACCTCGCCGCCCTCCATGACGGCGCCCTCCGAGATCGTCATGATGGCATAGTTGGAAGGGTTGTTGCGCTTGTCCTGCATCAGGAAGTCGCAGAGTTTATTGATGTTGAATGGCACTTCTGAAATGATGGCCCGATCCACGTAGGCCAGGTAGGCGCTGATCAGGCTCGTCTCGCCGGAGTTGCGCCCGAACAATTCAACGACGCCGATGCGCTCGTGAGAGCCGACCGACGTGCGCATGTTGGTGATGAACTCCACGCTGCGGGTCACGGCCGTGGAAAACCCGATGCAGTAGTCGGTGCCGAAGACGTCGTTGTCCATCGTCTTCGGGATGCCGACCACCGGCACGCCCTCCTTGTGCAGCCGCACGGCGTAGCTCAAGGTGTCGTCGCCGCCGATGGCCACCAGGACGTCGATCCCCAGGTGCTCGATCACCTTGAGCACGTAGTCGGTGTAATCCTTGGTGCCCTTTTCGTCGAGCGCCTTGCCCCAGGAGGAGGCCTTGAGGAAATCGGGCGCCGAGGCCGGGTCCACCTTCTGGGGGTTGGTGCGCGACGTGTGCAGCACCGTGCCGCCCGTGCGGTCGATGGTGCGCACGTCGGTGCGGTGGAGCTCCCGGATGTAGTAGTCGTGGGTGGACGGCTCGTCCAGGTCGTAATAAAGCAACCCCGCCCAGCCGCGCCGGATCCCGAAAACCCTGTACTCGTTTTCCAACGCACCCAGCACCACGGCCTTGATGCAGGGGTTGAGACCGGGGACGTCGCCCCCGCCCGTCAATACTCCCACCGTCCGTCTTGGCATGCCGGTCACCTCTTACCATCGGATGGGATCCGCGATCGGACCCCGCCTTCGTTCCCTCGCTGCATACGCCGCCGACGAGGCCGGCTCCTGCTCACGCGGCGGGAGGCCGGCGCCGTTTTGAATGAATGCGGTTTCAAACGGACAGGGTGCGTCACGAGACGGGAGGATACCCGGCTCGGGGAGGCAGGGCGACGCTCCGTACCATGGCCAGGCGCGCCGCCACGTCCGCCCAGTTGACGACGTGCCACCACATCTCCACGTAGCGGGCGCGCCGGCTTTCGTACTGGAGGTAGTAGGCGTGTTCCCACACGTCCAGCACGAGCAGGGGGAGCGCGCCCCACTGGGACCACCATGGATGGTTCTGCGCCTGCAGGATCTCCAGGCGGCCGGCGGCGGGCGACCAGACCAGCAGGGCCCACCCGCTGCCCTCGACCTGGTTGGCCGCGGCAGAAAACTGGGCCTGGAAGGCCGCGAAGCTCCCGAAGGCGACATCGATGGCGGCGCGCAGGGCCGGGTCCGCCGGCACGCCCCCTCCGGAGGGGGCCATGTTGAGCCAGAAGAGGCTGTGCAGAAAATGGCCCGAGCCGTGGAAGGCGAGTGCCTGCTCCCACCACCGGGCCTGCTGGAAGTTGCCCAGGCGGCGGGCCTGCTGGAGAGCGAGCTCGGCCCGGTTGAGCTCTTCGACGCAGGTCCGGTGGTGGACGTCGTGATGGAGCTGCATGATCCGGGCGCTGATATAGGGCTCCAGCGCGTCGTACGGGTAGGGCAGGGGAGGTAGCCGGTGCCCGCCGATCGGGACCTCGCCGGAGAGCGCGGCAGCCCGAGGGAGCTGTAGCGGGCCGGGAGGGGCAGGCGCGACGGGTGGGGCCGGTTTGGGGGGAGGGGCCACCTCCTGGACCACGGTCTTGACCGCGCCCGCTTCACGGGCGACGAGGTACCGGCCGGTCTGGTCCTTCTCGCTCACCGGTGGACACCTCCCGGAAAAGAGCCCGGCCACCGGCAAGGGCCGGGTTCGGGAT is from Limnochorda sp. L945t and encodes:
- a CDS encoding 6-phosphofructokinase, which produces MPRRTVGVLTGGGDVPGLNPCIKAVVLGALENEYRVFGIRRGWAGLLYYDLDEPSTHDYYIRELHRTDVRTIDRTGGTVLHTSRTNPQKVDPASAPDFLKASSWGKALDEKGTKDYTDYVLKVIEHLGIDVLVAIGGDDTLSYAVRLHKEGVPVVGIPKTMDNDVFGTDYCIGFSTAVTRSVEFITNMRTSVGSHERIGVVELFGRNSGETSLISAYLAYVDRAIISEVPFNINKLCDFLMQDKRNNPSNYAIMTISEGAVMEGGEVIESGEPDAYGHRKLGGIGLIVSEEIKRITGQNTMYQQLAYLMRSGAPDSLDRMVAMSYGNLAVQLIVKGDTGKMVALQGGKYTTVPIDTITTGKKRVDVENLYDPENYRPRVRDFIGMPMFLY
- a CDS encoding superoxide dismutase, coding for MSEKDQTGRYLVAREAGAVKTVVQEVAPPPKPAPPVAPAPPGPLQLPRAAALSGEVPIGGHRLPPLPYPYDALEPYISARIMQLHHDVHHRTCVEELNRAELALQQARRLGNFQQARWWEQALAFHGSGHFLHSLFWLNMAPSGGGVPADPALRAAIDVAFGSFAAFQAQFSAAANQVEGSGWALLVWSPAAGRLEILQAQNHPWWSQWGALPLLVLDVWEHAYYLQYESRRARYVEMWWHVVNWADVAARLAMVRSVALPPRAGYPPVS